A genomic region of Rheinheimera sp. MMS21-TC3 contains the following coding sequences:
- the speD gene encoding adenosylmethionine decarboxylase, whose amino-acid sequence MVKPFEKLKLHGFNNLTKSLSFSLYDICYAKTEQHRQEYIEYIDEQYNADRLTDILTEVTDIIGANVLNIARQDYDPQGASVTILVSEEPVLVNPDNTENPGPRPDAVVAHLDKSHICVHTYPEVHPHDGICTFRADIEVSTCGIISPLKALNFLIHSFETDIVTIDYRVRGFTRDISGTKHYIDHPITSIQNFMDEETKQAFQMIDVNVYQENLFHTKMMLKEADLNSYLFGMGTDSMTEEEQEEISQKVFHEMREIFYGRNLPDIK is encoded by the coding sequence GTGGTTAAACCTTTTGAAAAACTGAAATTGCATGGTTTTAATAACCTAACCAAAAGCTTAAGCTTTAGTTTATACGATATATGTTACGCAAAGACTGAGCAGCATAGACAAGAGTATATTGAATATATTGATGAGCAATATAATGCTGATCGACTAACGGATATATTAACTGAAGTGACCGATATTATTGGCGCTAATGTGCTGAATATCGCTCGTCAAGATTATGATCCGCAAGGCGCTAGCGTAACAATACTGGTAAGCGAAGAGCCAGTGTTAGTTAATCCAGACAATACAGAAAATCCAGGGCCTAGACCAGATGCTGTAGTGGCACATTTAGATAAAAGTCATATTTGTGTTCATACCTACCCAGAAGTTCACCCGCATGATGGCATCTGTACTTTCCGTGCTGATATTGAAGTATCCACTTGTGGCATTATTTCGCCTTTAAAAGCGTTAAACTTTTTAATTCATAGTTTTGAAACAGATATAGTGACTATTGATTACCGAGTTCGTGGCTTTACTCGTGATATAAGCGGTACTAAACATTATATTGATCATCCTATTACGTCTATCCAAAACTTTATGGATGAGGAAACTAAACAAGCATTTCAGATGATTGACGTTAACGTTTATCAAGAAAACTTATTTCATACCAAAATGATGCTAAAAGAAGCTGATTTAAATAGTTACTTATTTGGTATGGGTACAGATTCCATGACTGAAGAAGAACAAGAAGAAATAAGCCAAAAAGTCTTCCACGAAATGCGCGAAATTTTCTATGGCCGTAACTTGCCGGATATAAAGTAG